A genome region from Bombus pyrosoma isolate SC7728 linkage group LG14, ASM1482585v1, whole genome shotgun sequence includes the following:
- the LOC122575183 gene encoding TATA element modulatory factor isoform X1 — MSWFDATGFANLAKSALKEAQKTIDKALDIKDEDQKSLESHTEDTTDFFASWGIKSDVHHNVQPHHDKSKAPKQEATSSIWGSFTGSFFESPKFNEPEQNAKAIIHSKSLQSTPTESIKKLVSSSSFSEDYKSKPLSPKKKCKQAKNYKEKNTNDQIDNVPNQDVSNTSDFNELKQLPPTETIDTSTTFDKDDRINDCPKIIEYSSEEKKDIDVKEEDEKLESEKKETCEHDLDSPVSTSNKLSFVSPENDKKSSESIEILGSRSNTDCTTTPELDGSPSAKGTKVNSESIEVLPDSMVTSPSSGVEVLEDWKSDTSPYLSPMEQRHSDSSSILDRDDTVTPCWDDINVPQIMNKENEINPSPSDISLYEPPMEKIKTSHENLCMSSMDSTPSTDIYQGLGSHLYKDVSSNHSIKTSPESIEVIPYTDDERDETNLAEDSYTSASESTIVTMLEMHQQKDQANNEMETSSSISVSEKMQDSYSDDKLTLKKPSTDARLNLNLDSVTEKHNLHLPIEAITTQPIRKPEYFDGAGQISKPDRKSFDRLMNSTIEPAETECYSTSEIIHPFKSEMAEISDQHLISTDSSCEGTLIGSSEENPQYKSEERILQAPLNSSSYVKTMLEDAMIEKAGEIETEVQGTEMPRENSPISSESRSDLIKIGSDQTSGHTSGDELETTTSSDIEVISRYSPNGDSSSTQSRQKLQSTRGSDLLMRTLKTKGHSRELSEISVGSDETNVEIEKLLKRIQEMTEILEARESKLIDVSRMNMELHEQNNNLKKQLDNFEKHAEQSQSINQITDEYTQRLSALERKFQQAIRERDSLRKNLEQLKVEAATRLSSQELSTLNAEKDEIIKELRDEGEKLSKQQLQHSNIIKKLRVKEKENDALIKSQKEQIEEQTSELERLKRSLRAKEEVELSQIDAVYSLTARTKTLEKDVATLQKQLENAIQNAETYKKNLDTTKTELSETKKILTATESELKEATTNAGESCQLLVQVEELKIKLRESEEMHVKKEEFLKHENSELLKRLEAAEARSEELSESVSTATKPLLRQLEQLQANLLHKTNSFMKQEKTLSDKNIELQTKIENLLETDRYLKEENVNLKSKMSQLEAKLTAKENERMRLQELYDELVIQKDKLAEQNMRQRQTIESLDQSHTSEIMELKREIIALENKLSIEKAATDAERRKNHAMSEQQQNIEDNERLSPTPSIEQDSANTIDSIWPLYNSTAENKAESYTMTFDTIRAGSSSTSIFENLQAQLKQKDGEIQQLQWELSRRNIERDVLNSELSTLTLKIEELNAKVMDVAVLNESLREIQTRYDALLQMYGEKMEENQELRLDLQDVKEMYKTQIDQLLKRDA; from the exons atGAGCTGGTTTGACGCCACTGGATTTGCCAATTTGGCTAAGTCTGCGCTAAAAGAAGCTCAAAAGACAATTGATAAAGCATTAGATATTAAAGATGAGGATCAGAAATCGTTGGAAAGCCACACAGAAGATACAACAGATTTTTTTGCATCATGGGGGATAAAGAGTGATGTTCATCATAATGTACAACCACATCATGATAAATCTAAAGCACCTAAACAAGAAGCCACAAGCAGTATATGGGGCAGTTTTACTGGATCATTTTTTGAATCACCTAAATTTAATGAACCAGAACAAAATGCTAAAGCCATTATCCATTCTAAGTCTTTGCAAAGTACACCCACCGAAAGTATCAAAAAGCTTGTATCTTCGTCATCATTCTCAGAAGATTATAAAAGTAAACCATTGAGTCCCAAGAAAAAGTGTAAACAAgcaaaaaattacaaagaaaagaatactaATGATCAGATCGATAATGTTCCTAACCAAGATGTTTCAAATACATCTGATTTCAATGAATTAAAGCAACTTCCTCCAACTGAAACAATTGATACAAGTACAACTTTTGACAAAGATGATAGGATTAATGATTGTcctaaaataattgaatattcttcagaggaaaagaaagatattgaTGTTAAGGAGGAAGATGAAAAGTTAGAatctgaaaaaaaagaaacttgtgAGCATGATTTAGATTCACCTGTCTCtacatcaaataaattatcctTTGTATCTccagaaaatgataaaaagagtTCAGAGAGCATTGAAATTCTGGGTTCTCGATCTAATACCGATTGTACTACAACTCCCGAATTGGATGGTAGCCCATCTGCAAAGGGTACCAAAGTTAATTCAGAGTCGATAGAAGTATTACCAGACAGTATGGTTACATCTCCAAGTTCTGGAGTAGAAGTATTAGAAGATTGGAAAAGCGATACTAGCCCTTATTTATCTCCCATGGAGCAAAGACACTCTGATTCATCGTCTATTTTAGATAGGGATGATACGGTGACCCCTTGCTGGGATGATATCAATGTCCCACAGATtatgaataaagaaaatgaaataaatccaTCGCCTTCTGATATTTCTCTGTATGAACCTCCGATGGAGAAAATCAAAACATCACACGAAAATTTATGTATGAGCAGTATGGATAGCACACCATCAACAGATATATATCAAGGTCTTGGATCACATTTATACAAAGATGTATCCAGTAACCATTCAATAAAAACTTCACCAGAAAGCATAGAAGTAATACCTTACACTGATGATGAGAGAGACGAAACAAATTTGGCAGAAGATTCTTATACTTCTGCATCAGAAAGTACAATTGTAACAATGCTAGAAATGCATCAGCAGAAAGATCAAGCGAATAATGAAATGGAAACTTCTAGTAGTATTTCAGTAAGTGAAAAAATGCAGGATTCGTATTCAGATGATAAGTTAACATTGAAAAAACCTAGCACAGATGCAAGACTAAATTTGAATCTAGATTCTGTAACCGAAAAGCATAATTTACATTTGCCGATTGAAGCAATTACAACGCAACCGATTCGTAAGCCAGAATATTTTGATGGAGCAGGTCAAATATCCAAACCCGATCGAAAAAGTTTCGATCGGTTAATGAATTCAACTATAGAACCTGCAGAAACAGAATGTTATTCTACCAGCGAAATTATTCATCCGTTTAAATCAGAAATGGCAGAAATTTCAGATCAGCATTTGATTTCAACAGACTCAAGTTGTGAAGGAACCTTGATAGGGAGTTCAGAAGAAAATCCACAGTATAAAtcagaagaaagaattttacaagCACCCTTAAACTCTAGTTCTTACGTAAAGACAATGTTAGAAGATGCGATGATCGAAAAAGCAGGTGAAATCGAAACAGAAGTACAAGGCACGGAAATGCCTCGAGAAAATTCACCTATTTCATCAGAAAG TCGGTCCGATCTAATTAAAATTGGTTCAGATCAAACCAGTGGTCACACTAGTGGTGATGAATTAGAAACCACTACTTCTAGCGATATCGAAGTTATATCCAGGTACAG tCCAAATGGTGATTCGAGTTCGACACAATCGCGGCAGAAATTGCAATCAACAAGAGGTTCTGATCTTTTAATGAGAACATTAAAAACTAAAGGACATTCGAGGGAATTGAGCGAAATCAGCGTAGGATCTGACGAAACGAACGTtgagatagaaaaattattgaaacgtaTACAAGAGATGACGGAAATATTAGAAGCTAGGGAATCGAAGCTCATAGATGTTAGTAGAATGAATATGGAATTACacgaacaaaataataatttaaagaa gCAACTTGATAACTTTGAAAAACACGCAGAACAGAGCCAAAGCATAAATCAAATCACTGACGAATATACACAACGATTATCTGccttagaaagaaaatttcagcaAGCAATACGAGAACGAGATTCACTAAGAAAGAATTTGGAACAGTTAAAAGTAGAAGCAGCTACGCGTCTATCGTCTCAAGAACTGTCTACTTTGAATGCCgagaaagatgaaattattaagGAACTTCGAGATGAAGGTGAAAAATTAAGTAAACAGCAGCTTCAACACAGTAacattatcaaaaaattgcgagttaaagaaaaagaaaatgatgcCTTAATAAAAAGTCAAAA AGAGCAAATAGAAGAACAAACCTCAGAATTAGAACGTTTAAAAAGATCATTGCGTGCAAAAGAGGAAGTTGAATTATCTCAGATAGATGCTGTTTACTCGTTAACAGCACGAACAAAAACACTGGAAAAAGATGTAGCAACGTTACAAAAGCAATTAGAAAATGCGATACAGAATGcagaaacgtataaaaagaatttagatACTACAAAAAC ggAGCTAtctgaaacgaagaaaattttgacTGCGACAGAATCAGAGTTAAAGGAAGCAACGACTAATGCTGGAGAATCATGTCAATTACTTGTGCAAGTAGAAGaattgaaaatcaaattaagGGAATCTGAGGAAATGCATGTCaa aaaggaagaatttttgaaacacgAAAATAGCGAATTACTAAAGCGTTTAGAAGCTGCTGAAGCTAGAAGCGAGGAACTTTCAGAATCTGTATCAACGGCCACAAAACCTTTACTGAGACAACTGGAACAGCTCCAAGCAAATTTGTTACACAAAACTAATAGTTTTATGAAACAAGAGAAAACATTGTCAGACAAAAATATCGAGTTgcaaacaaaaatagaaaatttactcGAAACAGATCGTTATCTTAAGGAAGagaatgttaatttaaaatctaaaatgtCTCAATTAGAAGCTAAGCTTACtgcgaaagaaaacgaaagaatgcGGTTACAAGAATTGTATGATGAGTTGGTAATACAAAAGGATAAGCTTGCTGAACAAAATATGag GCAACGACAAACAATTGAAAGCCTCGATCAATCTCATACTTCGGAAATAATGGAgttaaaacgagaaattatTGCGTTAGagaataaattatctataGAAAAAGCAGCTACAGACgcagaaagaaggaaaaatcatGCAATGTCAGaacaacaacaaaatattGAAGACAACGAACGACTTAGTCCTACCCCTAGCATAGAACAGGATTCTGCGAATACCATAGATAGTATTTGGCCG TTGTACAATTCTACTGCCGAAAATAAAGCTGAAAGCTATACAATGACGTTCGACACTATCAGAGCGGGTTCTAGTAGTACTTCTATATTTGAGAATTTACAAGCTCAATTGAAGCAAAAGGATg GTGAAATACAACAACTTCAGTGGGAGTTATCACGGCGTAATATAGAAAGAGACGTGTTAAATTCAGAGTTATCTACATTAACTTTGAAGATCGAAGAATTAAATGCTAAGGTTATGGATGTTGCGGTTTTAAACGAAAGTTTACGAGAAATACAAACTAGATATGATGCGTTATTACAAATGTACGGtgaaaaaatggaagagaatCAGGAACTACGTTTGGACCTACAAGATGTCAAAGAGATGTACAAAACTCAAATTGATCAGCTTTTGAAGCGAGATGCCTGA
- the LOC122575183 gene encoding TATA element modulatory factor isoform X2 — MSWFDATGFANLAKSALKEAQKTIDKALDIKDEDQKSLESHTEDTTDFFASWGIKSDVHHNVQPHHDKSKAPKQEATSSIWGSFTGSFFESPKFNEPEQNAKAIIHSKSLQSTPTESIKKLVSSSSFSEDYKSKPLSPKKKCKQAKNYKEKNTNDQIDNVPNQDVSNTSDFNELKQLPPTETIDTSTTFDKDDRINDCPKIIEYSSEEKKDIDVKEEDEKLESEKKETCEHDLDSPVSTSNKLSFVSPENDKKSSESIEILGSRSNTDCTTTPELDGSPSAKGTKVNSESIEVLPDSMVTSPSSGVEVLEDWKSDTSPYLSPMEQRHSDSSSILDRDDTVTPCWDDINVPQIMNKENEINPSPSDISLYEPPMEKIKTSHENLCMSSMDSTPSTDIYQGLGSHLYKDVSSNHSIKTSPESIEVIPYTDDERDETNLAEDSYTSASESTIVTMLEMHQQKDQANNEMETSSSISVSEKMQDSYSDDKLTLKKPSTDARLNLNLDSVTEKHNLHLPIEAITTQPIRKPEYFDGAGQISKPDRKSFDRLMNSTIEPAETECYSTSEIIHPFKSEMAEISDQHLISTDSSCEGTLIGSSEENPQYKSEERILQAPLNSSSYVKTMLEDAMIEKAGEIETEVQGTEMPRENSPISSESRSDLIKIGSDQTSGHTSGDELETTTSSDIEVISSPNGDSSSTQSRQKLQSTRGSDLLMRTLKTKGHSRELSEISVGSDETNVEIEKLLKRIQEMTEILEARESKLIDVSRMNMELHEQNNNLKKQLDNFEKHAEQSQSINQITDEYTQRLSALERKFQQAIRERDSLRKNLEQLKVEAATRLSSQELSTLNAEKDEIIKELRDEGEKLSKQQLQHSNIIKKLRVKEKENDALIKSQKEQIEEQTSELERLKRSLRAKEEVELSQIDAVYSLTARTKTLEKDVATLQKQLENAIQNAETYKKNLDTTKTELSETKKILTATESELKEATTNAGESCQLLVQVEELKIKLRESEEMHVKKEEFLKHENSELLKRLEAAEARSEELSESVSTATKPLLRQLEQLQANLLHKTNSFMKQEKTLSDKNIELQTKIENLLETDRYLKEENVNLKSKMSQLEAKLTAKENERMRLQELYDELVIQKDKLAEQNMRQRQTIESLDQSHTSEIMELKREIIALENKLSIEKAATDAERRKNHAMSEQQQNIEDNERLSPTPSIEQDSANTIDSIWPLYNSTAENKAESYTMTFDTIRAGSSSTSIFENLQAQLKQKDGEIQQLQWELSRRNIERDVLNSELSTLTLKIEELNAKVMDVAVLNESLREIQTRYDALLQMYGEKMEENQELRLDLQDVKEMYKTQIDQLLKRDA, encoded by the exons atGAGCTGGTTTGACGCCACTGGATTTGCCAATTTGGCTAAGTCTGCGCTAAAAGAAGCTCAAAAGACAATTGATAAAGCATTAGATATTAAAGATGAGGATCAGAAATCGTTGGAAAGCCACACAGAAGATACAACAGATTTTTTTGCATCATGGGGGATAAAGAGTGATGTTCATCATAATGTACAACCACATCATGATAAATCTAAAGCACCTAAACAAGAAGCCACAAGCAGTATATGGGGCAGTTTTACTGGATCATTTTTTGAATCACCTAAATTTAATGAACCAGAACAAAATGCTAAAGCCATTATCCATTCTAAGTCTTTGCAAAGTACACCCACCGAAAGTATCAAAAAGCTTGTATCTTCGTCATCATTCTCAGAAGATTATAAAAGTAAACCATTGAGTCCCAAGAAAAAGTGTAAACAAgcaaaaaattacaaagaaaagaatactaATGATCAGATCGATAATGTTCCTAACCAAGATGTTTCAAATACATCTGATTTCAATGAATTAAAGCAACTTCCTCCAACTGAAACAATTGATACAAGTACAACTTTTGACAAAGATGATAGGATTAATGATTGTcctaaaataattgaatattcttcagaggaaaagaaagatattgaTGTTAAGGAGGAAGATGAAAAGTTAGAatctgaaaaaaaagaaacttgtgAGCATGATTTAGATTCACCTGTCTCtacatcaaataaattatcctTTGTATCTccagaaaatgataaaaagagtTCAGAGAGCATTGAAATTCTGGGTTCTCGATCTAATACCGATTGTACTACAACTCCCGAATTGGATGGTAGCCCATCTGCAAAGGGTACCAAAGTTAATTCAGAGTCGATAGAAGTATTACCAGACAGTATGGTTACATCTCCAAGTTCTGGAGTAGAAGTATTAGAAGATTGGAAAAGCGATACTAGCCCTTATTTATCTCCCATGGAGCAAAGACACTCTGATTCATCGTCTATTTTAGATAGGGATGATACGGTGACCCCTTGCTGGGATGATATCAATGTCCCACAGATtatgaataaagaaaatgaaataaatccaTCGCCTTCTGATATTTCTCTGTATGAACCTCCGATGGAGAAAATCAAAACATCACACGAAAATTTATGTATGAGCAGTATGGATAGCACACCATCAACAGATATATATCAAGGTCTTGGATCACATTTATACAAAGATGTATCCAGTAACCATTCAATAAAAACTTCACCAGAAAGCATAGAAGTAATACCTTACACTGATGATGAGAGAGACGAAACAAATTTGGCAGAAGATTCTTATACTTCTGCATCAGAAAGTACAATTGTAACAATGCTAGAAATGCATCAGCAGAAAGATCAAGCGAATAATGAAATGGAAACTTCTAGTAGTATTTCAGTAAGTGAAAAAATGCAGGATTCGTATTCAGATGATAAGTTAACATTGAAAAAACCTAGCACAGATGCAAGACTAAATTTGAATCTAGATTCTGTAACCGAAAAGCATAATTTACATTTGCCGATTGAAGCAATTACAACGCAACCGATTCGTAAGCCAGAATATTTTGATGGAGCAGGTCAAATATCCAAACCCGATCGAAAAAGTTTCGATCGGTTAATGAATTCAACTATAGAACCTGCAGAAACAGAATGTTATTCTACCAGCGAAATTATTCATCCGTTTAAATCAGAAATGGCAGAAATTTCAGATCAGCATTTGATTTCAACAGACTCAAGTTGTGAAGGAACCTTGATAGGGAGTTCAGAAGAAAATCCACAGTATAAAtcagaagaaagaattttacaagCACCCTTAAACTCTAGTTCTTACGTAAAGACAATGTTAGAAGATGCGATGATCGAAAAAGCAGGTGAAATCGAAACAGAAGTACAAGGCACGGAAATGCCTCGAGAAAATTCACCTATTTCATCAGAAAG TCGGTCCGATCTAATTAAAATTGGTTCAGATCAAACCAGTGGTCACACTAGTGGTGATGAATTAGAAACCACTACTTCTAGCGATATCGAAGTTATATCCAG tCCAAATGGTGATTCGAGTTCGACACAATCGCGGCAGAAATTGCAATCAACAAGAGGTTCTGATCTTTTAATGAGAACATTAAAAACTAAAGGACATTCGAGGGAATTGAGCGAAATCAGCGTAGGATCTGACGAAACGAACGTtgagatagaaaaattattgaaacgtaTACAAGAGATGACGGAAATATTAGAAGCTAGGGAATCGAAGCTCATAGATGTTAGTAGAATGAATATGGAATTACacgaacaaaataataatttaaagaa gCAACTTGATAACTTTGAAAAACACGCAGAACAGAGCCAAAGCATAAATCAAATCACTGACGAATATACACAACGATTATCTGccttagaaagaaaatttcagcaAGCAATACGAGAACGAGATTCACTAAGAAAGAATTTGGAACAGTTAAAAGTAGAAGCAGCTACGCGTCTATCGTCTCAAGAACTGTCTACTTTGAATGCCgagaaagatgaaattattaagGAACTTCGAGATGAAGGTGAAAAATTAAGTAAACAGCAGCTTCAACACAGTAacattatcaaaaaattgcgagttaaagaaaaagaaaatgatgcCTTAATAAAAAGTCAAAA AGAGCAAATAGAAGAACAAACCTCAGAATTAGAACGTTTAAAAAGATCATTGCGTGCAAAAGAGGAAGTTGAATTATCTCAGATAGATGCTGTTTACTCGTTAACAGCACGAACAAAAACACTGGAAAAAGATGTAGCAACGTTACAAAAGCAATTAGAAAATGCGATACAGAATGcagaaacgtataaaaagaatttagatACTACAAAAAC ggAGCTAtctgaaacgaagaaaattttgacTGCGACAGAATCAGAGTTAAAGGAAGCAACGACTAATGCTGGAGAATCATGTCAATTACTTGTGCAAGTAGAAGaattgaaaatcaaattaagGGAATCTGAGGAAATGCATGTCaa aaaggaagaatttttgaaacacgAAAATAGCGAATTACTAAAGCGTTTAGAAGCTGCTGAAGCTAGAAGCGAGGAACTTTCAGAATCTGTATCAACGGCCACAAAACCTTTACTGAGACAACTGGAACAGCTCCAAGCAAATTTGTTACACAAAACTAATAGTTTTATGAAACAAGAGAAAACATTGTCAGACAAAAATATCGAGTTgcaaacaaaaatagaaaatttactcGAAACAGATCGTTATCTTAAGGAAGagaatgttaatttaaaatctaaaatgtCTCAATTAGAAGCTAAGCTTACtgcgaaagaaaacgaaagaatgcGGTTACAAGAATTGTATGATGAGTTGGTAATACAAAAGGATAAGCTTGCTGAACAAAATATGag GCAACGACAAACAATTGAAAGCCTCGATCAATCTCATACTTCGGAAATAATGGAgttaaaacgagaaattatTGCGTTAGagaataaattatctataGAAAAAGCAGCTACAGACgcagaaagaaggaaaaatcatGCAATGTCAGaacaacaacaaaatattGAAGACAACGAACGACTTAGTCCTACCCCTAGCATAGAACAGGATTCTGCGAATACCATAGATAGTATTTGGCCG TTGTACAATTCTACTGCCGAAAATAAAGCTGAAAGCTATACAATGACGTTCGACACTATCAGAGCGGGTTCTAGTAGTACTTCTATATTTGAGAATTTACAAGCTCAATTGAAGCAAAAGGATg GTGAAATACAACAACTTCAGTGGGAGTTATCACGGCGTAATATAGAAAGAGACGTGTTAAATTCAGAGTTATCTACATTAACTTTGAAGATCGAAGAATTAAATGCTAAGGTTATGGATGTTGCGGTTTTAAACGAAAGTTTACGAGAAATACAAACTAGATATGATGCGTTATTACAAATGTACGGtgaaaaaatggaagagaatCAGGAACTACGTTTGGACCTACAAGATGTCAAAGAGATGTACAAAACTCAAATTGATCAGCTTTTGAAGCGAGATGCCTGA